The following proteins are encoded in a genomic region of Pseudomonas saponiphila:
- the modC gene encoding molybdenum ABC transporter ATP-binding protein codes for MSLHIKLRLDYQDFDLDLDLQLPGRGVTALYGHSGSGKTTCLRCIAGLEKAGRGRIQINDEVWQDSRQRLFVPPHKRSLGYVFQEASLFAHLSVQANLEFGLRRIPKAQRRVDMAQATALLGIGHLLQRHPQHLSGGERQRIGIARALLSSPRLLLMDEPLAALDSRRKGEILPYLERLHDELDIPVLYVSHSQDEVARLADHIVLFSDGRALASGPIGQTLARLDLPLALGDDAGVVVEGRVSDYDPSYQLLTLQLPDSRSQVRVAHGPLALGKALRFKVQARDVSLSLQASERSSILNRLPVTVCEEIPADNAAHVLVRLDAAGTPLLARITRYSRDQLDLHPGQQLWAQIKAVAVLA; via the coding sequence ATGAGCCTGCACATCAAGCTGCGCCTGGACTACCAGGACTTCGACCTGGATCTGGACCTGCAGTTGCCAGGCCGCGGGGTCACCGCGCTGTACGGGCACTCCGGATCCGGCAAGACCACCTGCCTGCGCTGCATCGCCGGCCTGGAAAAGGCCGGGCGCGGCCGCATTCAGATCAACGACGAGGTCTGGCAGGACAGCCGGCAACGGCTGTTCGTCCCGCCGCACAAGCGTTCCTTGGGTTATGTGTTCCAGGAGGCCAGCCTGTTTGCCCATCTGTCGGTCCAGGCCAACCTGGAGTTCGGCCTGCGCCGCATTCCCAAGGCGCAACGCCGGGTGGACATGGCCCAAGCCACCGCACTGCTGGGTATCGGCCACTTGCTGCAGCGCCATCCGCAACACCTTTCGGGCGGCGAACGCCAGCGCATCGGCATCGCCCGGGCCTTGCTCAGCAGTCCGCGCCTGCTGCTGATGGACGAGCCCCTGGCGGCCCTGGACTCCAGACGCAAGGGCGAAATCCTGCCTTACCTGGAGCGCCTGCACGACGAACTGGATATCCCGGTGCTCTATGTCAGTCATTCCCAGGACGAAGTGGCACGCCTGGCGGACCACATCGTGCTGTTCAGCGATGGCCGCGCCCTGGCCAGCGGCCCCATCGGCCAGACCCTGGCACGCCTGGATCTGCCCCTGGCCCTGGGTGACGATGCCGGCGTGGTGGTCGAGGGCCGGGTCAGCGACTACGACCCGAGCTACCAATTGCTGACCCTGCAACTGCCCGACAGCCGATCGCAGGTCCGCGTGGCCCACGGTCCGCTGGCCCTGGGCAAGGCCCTGCGCTTCAAGGTCCAGGCCCGAGACGTCAGCCTGAGCCTGCAGGCCAGCGAACGCAGCAGCATCCTCAACCGCCTGCCGGTGACCGTGTGCGAAGAAATCCCGGCGGACAACGCCGCCCACGTCCTGGTGCGCCTGGACGCGGCGGGCACCCCGCTGCTGGCGCGCATCACCCGTTACTCCCGGGATCAGCTCGACCTGCATCCCGGCCAGCAGCTCTGGGCCCAGATCAAGGCGGTGGCGGTTCTGGCTTGA